One stretch of Dokdonia sp. Hel_I_53 DNA includes these proteins:
- a CDS encoding T9SS type A sorting domain-containing protein, producing the protein MKKLLFLSLVALGLTVKAQLYVQPTSTNASYVFVNDALFFVKQDVELVTNSTLASASESEISNILLRGKGQLLQGQGVDRDNKGTGDISVYQEGTVNQFDYNFWASPVGLSRTLGTGISGPARANGNTPFAFRNAPSEKILNLPLTVTNSDSALNNGGYDGFTSPGVLSIAHYWLFSYKSSSGGYADWTQIGNTGELEAGYGFTMKGVSGTDNTTISTETGANNSGGAQRYDFRGRPNNGDISGVTVGVDEDVLVGNPYPSAMDLSYFLIENSAPTAAGSTETYDLGFGGGTVSIDRKKVITGVAYFWDSKAGVNSHYLENYEGGYGTFSPMNSPLGAGMYVEATYQNYDELGNGIGNDTGPGAFYERRFSPVGQGFFLLGDSSQGTSTLTFSNRHRVYVQEGAANNSEFRTAQNQNPVPGIGVETFYPDVTNMDKITEIYLAVGINNLYTRQLGIGIIENATEGFDFAVDAPINGALPTDVAFASDYTNDIGKLGNVIAGIGKDQYQWVPLKLQVAETSEFKFKVFRTAEFSYDNIFLLDSLTNTYHDILNDEMIISLEEGVYEDRFFVRFTTETAPPEEETEDEIEDNEDISIIEQDPFSEEDAVYNSFIITQNNNDGQLEIYNPDNIVVKDVALYDITGKQIFKELDLGNQNEYSFSTKNLTTGIYVVQFVTIDGLRKAQKIRIIN; encoded by the coding sequence ATGAAAAAATTATTATTTTTAAGTCTTGTCGCTCTTGGACTTACTGTAAAAGCACAATTATACGTTCAACCCACAAGTACAAATGCATCTTACGTATTTGTAAATGATGCCTTATTTTTTGTTAAACAAGATGTTGAGCTTGTCACAAACAGCACCCTAGCATCAGCCAGTGAAAGTGAAATTTCAAACATACTCTTACGTGGAAAAGGACAATTACTACAGGGACAAGGTGTAGATAGAGACAACAAAGGAACAGGAGATATATCCGTTTATCAGGAAGGAACGGTAAATCAGTTTGATTATAACTTTTGGGCATCACCTGTCGGATTATCCCGTACGTTAGGTACAGGTATTAGTGGCCCCGCTAGAGCAAATGGAAATACACCATTTGCTTTTAGAAATGCACCCTCAGAAAAAATTTTAAACCTGCCTCTTACTGTAACAAACAGTGATTCTGCTTTAAATAATGGTGGGTATGATGGTTTTACATCTCCAGGGGTTTTATCTATAGCCCACTATTGGCTTTTTTCATATAAGTCTTCTTCTGGAGGATATGCAGATTGGACGCAAATAGGAAATACTGGTGAGCTTGAAGCTGGTTATGGCTTTACGATGAAAGGTGTAAGTGGTACTGACAACACAACCATAAGCACTGAAACTGGAGCAAACAACTCAGGTGGCGCACAGCGATATGATTTTAGAGGACGTCCAAATAATGGAGATATTAGCGGTGTAACTGTTGGTGTTGATGAAGATGTACTTGTGGGTAACCCTTACCCTTCTGCGATGGATCTTTCTTATTTTTTAATTGAAAACTCTGCACCTACTGCTGCCGGAAGCACAGAAACTTACGATTTGGGCTTTGGAGGCGGTACAGTGAGTATTGATCGTAAAAAAGTAATTACTGGAGTTGCATATTTTTGGGATAGTAAAGCTGGTGTTAATTCTCATTATTTAGAAAATTATGAAGGTGGATATGGAACTTTCTCTCCTATGAACAGTCCTCTAGGTGCAGGAATGTATGTAGAGGCTACGTATCAAAATTATGATGAATTAGGTAACGGAATCGGTAACGACACAGGTCCAGGAGCCTTTTACGAAAGGAGATTTTCACCAGTAGGTCAAGGTTTTTTTCTTTTAGGAGATAGCAGTCAAGGAACGTCAACCCTCACTTTTAGTAACAGACATAGAGTTTATGTGCAAGAAGGCGCCGCAAATAATTCTGAATTTAGAACAGCACAAAATCAAAACCCTGTACCTGGCATTGGTGTAGAGACTTTTTATCCTGACGTTACAAACATGGATAAAATTACTGAGATTTATCTTGCAGTTGGTATTAATAACTTATACACAAGACAACTTGGTATTGGAATTATTGAAAATGCAACTGAAGGATTTGATTTTGCTGTAGATGCACCTATTAATGGTGCACTACCCACAGATGTCGCATTTGCTTCTGATTACACAAATGATATAGGAAAATTAGGTAATGTTATTGCAGGAATTGGTAAAGATCAATATCAATGGGTTCCTCTTAAATTGCAGGTAGCAGAAACATCAGAATTTAAATTTAAAGTATTTAGAACAGCAGAATTTAGCTACGATAATATCTTCTTACTAGACAGTTTAACAAATACATATCATGATATACTTAACGATGAGATGATTATTTCATTAGAAGAAGGTGTTTATGAAGATCGTTTCTTTGTAAGATTTACAACTGAAACAGCCCCTCCAGAAGAAGAAACTGAAGATGAAATAGAAGACAACGAAGATATTAGTATTATTGAGCAGGATCCTTTTTCAGAAGAAGATGCTGTTTATAATTCGTTTATTATCACACAAAATAATAATGATGGTCAGCTAGAAATTTATAATCCTGACAACATTGTTGTAAAAGATGTTGCCCTCTATGACATCACTGGCAAGCAAATTTTCAAGGAATTAGATTTAGGTAATCAAAATGAATATTCATTTTCTACTAAAAATTTAACAACTGGTATTTATGTCGTACAGTTCGTAACTATAGATGGTCTTAGGAAAGCTCAAAAAATAAGAATCATCAATTAA
- a CDS encoding cysteine desulfurase family protein, translated as MRSVYFDNAATTQIREEVLDRMVEVMRDVSGNPSSTHALGRTAKSHIESARKTIAKILNVTAGEIIFTSGGTEADNFVINSAVRDLGVQRIITSRIEHHAVLHAVEEVAASHKIDIDFVSLKECGTPDEKHLQELLQSTTKKTLVSLMHVNNEIGNMIDIKSIAVLSKSHGALVHSDMVQSIGHYKVDLQEIPVDFVAAAGHKFHGPKGVGFAFVRKNSGLKPLIFGGSQERGLRAGTESVHNIAGIEEAIRCAYDNLDEERSYIKGIKNYFIEKLASEIPAAKLNGNCSDSSKSTYTLLNVCLPINPEKALMLLFQLDMKGIACSKGSACQSGSDKGSHVLQEILTDEDLEKPSVRFSFSKYNTREEVDYTVSVLKEFLEKIPA; from the coding sequence ATGAGATCGGTTTATTTTGATAATGCAGCAACTACCCAAATACGAGAAGAAGTATTAGATCGCATGGTCGAGGTGATGCGTGATGTATCTGGTAACCCATCATCAACCCATGCACTAGGGAGGACTGCAAAAAGTCATATAGAAAGTGCTCGAAAAACGATTGCTAAAATTCTTAATGTTACTGCTGGAGAAATCATTTTTACCTCTGGAGGAACGGAGGCAGATAATTTTGTTATTAATAGTGCTGTAAGAGACCTAGGCGTACAACGGATTATAACCTCACGTATAGAACATCATGCCGTTTTACATGCAGTAGAGGAAGTTGCCGCATCGCATAAAATTGATATTGATTTTGTAAGTCTTAAAGAATGTGGTACTCCAGATGAAAAACATCTCCAAGAGCTACTTCAATCAACAACTAAAAAGACGCTGGTATCGCTCATGCATGTAAATAACGAAATTGGGAATATGATTGATATAAAATCAATTGCTGTATTGTCTAAAAGCCACGGAGCCTTAGTTCATTCTGACATGGTACAAAGTATAGGCCATTACAAAGTAGACTTGCAAGAGATTCCTGTGGATTTTGTGGCTGCGGCTGGGCACAAATTTCATGGGCCTAAGGGCGTAGGTTTTGCTTTTGTGCGCAAAAATAGTGGACTGAAACCACTTATTTTTGGTGGGTCCCAAGAGCGCGGTCTACGCGCAGGTACAGAAAGTGTTCATAATATTGCGGGCATTGAGGAAGCCATTCGGTGCGCATATGACAATTTAGATGAAGAGCGTAGTTATATAAAAGGAATTAAAAATTACTTTATAGAAAAATTAGCATCAGAAATTCCAGCTGCAAAATTAAATGGAAATTGTAGCGATTCTTCAAAAAGCACATACACATTACTTAATGTATGCTTACCCATCAACCCAGAAAAAGCACTTATGCTTTTGTTTCAACTTGATATGAAGGGAATTGCATGTTCAAAAGGGAGTGCTTGTCAAAGCGGAAGTGATAAAGGCTCTCATGTTTTACAAGAAATTCTAACTGATGAAGACCTCGAGAAGCCTAGTGTGCGTTTTTCATTTTCAAAATACAACACCAGAGAAGAAGTGGATTATACAGTTTCTGTATTAAAAGAATTTTTGGAAAAAATCCCTGCTTAA
- a CDS encoding ZIP family metal transporter has translation MLAILLPILAVTIGLIIALIFKPAVNNGVKLLLSFSGAFLLSVLIFEFLPEVYGDAPENIGVFVMAGLLLQILLEFTSKGAEHGHVHHSDEKTFPWLLFLSLCVHAIVEGFPLSQHQSLLYGVVIHKIPIAIILTAFFFNSALSKSKSIVLLTIFALMTPLGSYIHSHISYLQNYSQYVSAFVVGVLLHVSTTILFESSKNHQFNASKLAVIGLGILIAYFL, from the coding sequence TTGCTTGCTATACTTCTACCCATTCTTGCTGTTACAATTGGACTTATCATTGCGCTTATATTTAAACCAGCAGTAAATAACGGTGTAAAGTTATTGCTTTCTTTTAGCGGTGCCTTCCTGCTTTCTGTATTAATATTTGAATTTCTACCAGAAGTGTATGGAGATGCTCCAGAAAATATTGGTGTCTTTGTTATGGCTGGGCTGTTGCTACAAATATTATTAGAATTTACTTCTAAAGGCGCAGAACATGGTCATGTACATCATAGTGATGAGAAAACATTTCCATGGCTACTTTTTCTGAGCCTATGTGTTCATGCGATAGTTGAAGGATTTCCCCTATCTCAACATCAAAGTCTATTATATGGAGTAGTTATACATAAAATTCCGATTGCTATTATTCTTACTGCATTCTTTTTCAACTCGGCACTAAGTAAATCAAAGTCCATAGTATTACTTACTATATTTGCATTGATGACACCGTTAGGATCATATATACACTCACATATTTCTTATCTTCAAAATTATAGTCAGTATGTAAGTGCTTTCGTAGTAGGGGTATTACTGCATGTTTCAACCACAATTCTATTTGAATCTTCAAAGAATCATCAATTTAATGCATCTAAACTTGCGGTTATAGGACTAGGAATTTTAATAGCCTACTTTTTATAA
- a CDS encoding DUF6452 family protein, protein MRKLILLFLLIIGLLHTSCERDDICAATTQTTPLLRIEFYDANNISILKAPTNLEITTAVEGGDTLALVNTSSVAIPLNTSVDQLVYSFKINSLEVDEDEENTDDLAISYIRQEDFVSSACGFRVIYNDLEITRDALNDGNWIQDIDILNTIIDNDTITHVTIFH, encoded by the coding sequence ATGAGAAAGTTGATCTTACTATTTTTATTGATCATAGGACTCCTTCATACTTCTTGTGAAAGAGATGATATTTGTGCGGCAACTACACAAACGACACCTTTACTTAGAATTGAATTTTATGACGCAAACAATATATCTATATTAAAAGCTCCAACAAATTTAGAAATTACAACAGCTGTAGAAGGAGGAGATACGTTAGCCCTTGTAAATACTTCATCGGTTGCTATACCTTTGAACACAAGTGTTGATCAACTTGTATATTCATTTAAAATTAATAGCTTAGAAGTAGATGAAGATGAAGAAAATACAGATGATCTTGCTATATCATACATTCGTCAGGAAGATTTTGTTAGTTCTGCCTGCGGATTTAGAGTCATTTATAATGACCTAGAAATAACAAGAGACGCACTAAACGATGGTAACTGGATTCAGGATATCGATATTTTAAACACAATAATAGATAATGACACGATCACGCACGTTACTATATTTCATTAG
- the rocD gene encoding ornithine--oxo-acid transaminase, which produces MATIDHLTSQEAIALEDKYGAHNYHPLPVVLSKGEGVFVWDVEGKKYYDFLSAYSAVNQGHCHPKIVGAMTDQAKTLTLTSRAFYNDMLGKFEKYATETFNFDKLLPMNTGAEAVETALKLCRKWAYEVKGIDENEAEIIVCENNFHGRTTTIISFSNDPVARKNFGPYTKGFIKIEYDNLKALEEALNSRKNIAGFLVEPIQGEAGVYVPSEGYLSAAKALCEKHNVLFIADEVQTGIARTGRLLATCGNCSCPDKHCSGTPEVKPDILILGKALSGGAYPVSAVLANDAIMNVIKPGNHGSTFGGNPVAAAVGMAALEVIKDENLAENAQVLGELFRAELSKFIENSSIVSGVRGKGLLNAILINDTEDSSTAWDICIALRDNGLLAKPTHGNIIRFAPPLVMTKDQLLDCVAIITKTLKEFEK; this is translated from the coding sequence ATGGCCACTATCGACCATCTTACTTCGCAAGAAGCAATCGCACTAGAAGACAAATACGGAGCACATAATTACCATCCACTACCTGTGGTGCTGAGCAAAGGCGAGGGAGTCTTTGTTTGGGATGTAGAAGGAAAGAAATATTATGATTTTTTATCTGCATACTCTGCTGTAAATCAAGGACATTGTCACCCAAAGATTGTAGGAGCAATGACAGATCAAGCTAAAACACTTACCTTAACTTCTAGAGCATTTTATAATGATATGCTTGGGAAGTTTGAAAAGTATGCGACAGAGACTTTTAACTTTGACAAGTTGCTTCCCATGAACACAGGGGCAGAGGCTGTAGAGACTGCTTTAAAGCTTTGTAGAAAGTGGGCGTATGAAGTGAAAGGCATAGATGAGAATGAGGCAGAAATAATTGTATGTGAAAACAATTTTCATGGTAGAACAACAACCATTATTTCTTTTTCTAATGATCCCGTAGCTCGTAAAAACTTTGGGCCATATACAAAAGGTTTCATTAAGATAGAATATGATAACCTCAAGGCACTAGAAGAAGCATTAAATAGTAGAAAAAATATCGCAGGATTCTTGGTAGAGCCTATTCAAGGTGAAGCTGGTGTGTATGTACCTAGTGAAGGATACTTATCAGCAGCAAAAGCGCTCTGTGAGAAACATAACGTATTATTTATTGCAGATGAAGTACAGACTGGGATAGCGAGAACAGGGCGTTTACTTGCCACTTGTGGTAATTGTAGCTGTCCAGACAAGCATTGTTCTGGTACTCCAGAAGTAAAGCCAGATATTTTAATTCTAGGTAAAGCTTTGTCTGGTGGAGCCTATCCAGTATCTGCCGTACTAGCTAATGACGCTATTATGAATGTAATCAAGCCAGGGAATCATGGTAGTACTTTTGGAGGTAATCCAGTTGCTGCTGCGGTAGGCATGGCTGCCCTTGAGGTGATTAAAGATGAGAACTTAGCTGAAAATGCTCAGGTATTAGGAGAATTATTTAGAGCAGAGCTTTCTAAGTTTATAGAGAACAGTTCGATTGTGAGTGGTGTTAGAGGAAAAGGATTGCTTAATGCAATATTAATAAATGATACGGAAGATAGCTCTACAGCCTGGGACATTTGTATTGCATTAAGAGATAATGGTCTCCTTGCAAAACCTACGCATGGCAATATCATTCGTTTTGCACCTCCACTTGTAATGACAAAAGACCAATTATTAGATTGCGTCGCAATAATTACGAAAACTCTTAAAGAGTTTGAGAAATAA
- a CDS encoding class I SAM-dependent RNA methyltransferase, with product MVAKTFFGFEKILAEELRVLGAGKVQIGTRNVSFEGDKGFMYKANLCCRTAIKILKPIADFRVMNEDDLYRRMQRINWRKFMDLKTTFAINATVSGPTFTHSQYVAFKTKDAIVDKFRREDNLRPNVDVKHPDVRFNVHIQDNWCTVSLDSSGASLHHRGYRTATNIAPINEALAAGLIMMSGWHGQSDLLDPMCGSGTMLIEAAMIACNVPANLNRKEFAFEKWSDWDADLYDLIEGSALKRVKDFRFKITGYDKAPSAIAKARENIKNAQLSDFITVEEGNFFESEKPGDDFLQIVFNPPYGERLPIEMEEFYKQIGDTLKSGYPGSHAWLITSNMESLKHVGLRPSRKIKVFNGSLESRFVKYEMYAGSKKAKYQERE from the coding sequence ATGGTAGCCAAAACGTTTTTTGGCTTTGAAAAAATTTTAGCAGAAGAACTTAGAGTACTTGGTGCTGGCAAGGTACAAATAGGTACAAGAAATGTTTCTTTTGAAGGAGATAAAGGCTTTATGTATAAAGCCAATTTATGCTGTAGAACAGCTATCAAAATTTTAAAACCCATTGCAGATTTTCGTGTTATGAATGAGGACGATCTATATCGTCGTATGCAGCGCATAAACTGGCGCAAATTCATGGATTTGAAAACTACATTTGCAATAAACGCCACTGTGAGTGGGCCTACTTTTACGCACTCACAATATGTAGCTTTCAAGACTAAAGATGCTATTGTAGATAAGTTTAGGAGAGAAGATAATCTTAGACCTAATGTAGATGTTAAACATCCTGATGTACGCTTTAATGTTCATATACAAGACAATTGGTGTACAGTTTCATTAGATAGCAGTGGAGCATCATTACATCACAGAGGCTATAGAACAGCAACTAATATTGCACCAATCAACGAAGCACTGGCTGCAGGATTGATCATGATGAGTGGCTGGCATGGTCAATCTGATCTTTTGGATCCTATGTGTGGTTCTGGAACTATGTTGATTGAAGCTGCAATGATAGCTTGTAATGTCCCTGCGAACCTTAATCGAAAGGAATTCGCTTTTGAAAAATGGTCAGATTGGGATGCAGATCTGTATGATCTCATTGAAGGCTCTGCACTTAAAAGAGTTAAAGATTTTAGATTTAAAATTACAGGATATGATAAGGCACCATCTGCAATTGCAAAAGCTCGTGAAAATATCAAAAATGCACAACTTTCTGACTTTATAACTGTAGAGGAAGGCAACTTTTTTGAGTCTGAAAAGCCTGGTGATGACTTTTTACAAATTGTTTTTAATCCACCTTATGGAGAACGGCTTCCTATAGAAATGGAAGAGTTTTACAAACAAATAGGAGACACACTTAAAAGTGGGTACCCCGGCTCTCATGCATGGCTTATCACATCTAATATGGAGTCACTTAAGCACGTAGGGTTACGACCTAGTAGAAAAATTAAAGTCTTTAATGGTAGTTTAGAAAGTCGCTTTGTAAAATATGAAATGTATGCTGGAAGTAAAAAGGCAAAGTATCAAGAAAGGGAATAA
- a CDS encoding Smr/MutS family protein yields MEIGDKVQALDDDFEGVIISKKADEIQVEDIDGFVSIFHESELIPAVPITIKSKLAEVPEGVIEEKEEPKKYTSKKIPAKQRNAPVMEVDLHIHKLVERSGAMSNYEMLNLQLDTARRQLNFAISKRLQKMVFIHGVGEGVLREELYTLFRRYDNVKFYDADFQKYGLGATEVYIFQNIN; encoded by the coding sequence ATGGAAATAGGCGATAAAGTTCAAGCATTAGATGACGATTTTGAAGGAGTAATTATTTCAAAAAAAGCTGATGAAATTCAAGTAGAAGACATTGATGGATTTGTTTCAATTTTTCACGAAAGTGAACTCATTCCAGCAGTACCTATTACCATTAAAAGTAAATTGGCAGAGGTTCCAGAGGGTGTCATTGAGGAAAAAGAGGAACCCAAAAAATATACTTCAAAAAAAATTCCAGCTAAACAGAGAAATGCTCCAGTGATGGAGGTAGATTTACACATTCACAAACTTGTAGAGCGAAGCGGGGCCATGTCTAATTATGAAATGCTCAATTTGCAACTAGACACCGCTCGTCGTCAACTTAACTTTGCAATAAGTAAGCGATTACAAAAGATGGTTTTTATTCATGGAGTAGGGGAGGGCGTACTCCGCGAGGAATTATATACGTTGTTTAGAAGATATGACAATGTGAAATTTTATGATGCAGATTTTCAGAAGTATGGATTAGGAGCTACAGAGGTTTATATTTTCCAGAATATTAATTAA
- a CDS encoding DUF6048 family protein yields the protein MTRSRTLLYFISIFLFLTASVYSQNSEKVIDNDTLKKNKKYYGLRVGLNLSKPILSIIDPNFKGFGIVGDFRIKKNYYLAAALGNETRTIELPNIENTTKGSYIKAGFNYNAYENWYGMNNLLYAGVYAGFSSFTQELDRYTIYTTTTPFEDDIRIASQEFKNLNATWLELKIGIEVELFNNLYLGLNAQLKRSIIVKEPEEYANLYIPDFGKVTEDNTIGVGYGYTLTYLFPFVK from the coding sequence ATGACACGATCACGCACGTTACTATATTTCATTAGTATTTTTCTTTTTCTCACCGCCTCAGTATACTCACAAAATTCTGAGAAAGTCATAGATAACGATACTCTCAAAAAAAATAAGAAATATTACGGCCTACGCGTAGGACTTAATTTGTCTAAACCTATTCTTTCCATTATTGATCCTAATTTTAAAGGTTTTGGAATAGTAGGAGATTTTAGAATAAAAAAAAATTACTATTTAGCAGCAGCTCTTGGAAATGAGACTCGCACCATAGAGCTTCCTAATATAGAAAACACAACAAAAGGCAGCTACATAAAAGCTGGATTTAATTACAATGCTTATGAGAACTGGTATGGTATGAATAATTTATTGTATGCGGGAGTATATGCAGGTTTTTCAAGTTTTACTCAGGAGCTAGATCGCTATACAATATATACTACCACTACTCCTTTTGAAGATGACATACGTATAGCATCCCAAGAGTTCAAAAATTTAAATGCTACTTGGTTAGAACTAAAAATAGGTATCGAAGTTGAATTATTTAATAACCTATATCTAGGGCTTAATGCCCAACTCAAGAGATCGATTATCGTTAAAGAACCAGAAGAATATGCAAACCTATATATTCCAGACTTTGGAAAAGTCACTGAGGACAATACAATAGGTGTGGGTTATGGTTATACACTTACCTACTTATTCCCTTTTGTCAAATAA
- a CDS encoding DUF2752 domain-containing protein, translated as MLPCLNKKYLGFECMGCGIQRSVALLFKGEFLQSFYMYPALYPLILLLGFLLLNQFISFKYANKSIIFLAILTVATIITSYIIKMTTN; from the coding sequence ATGCTTCCTTGCCTAAACAAAAAATATCTAGGTTTCGAATGTATGGGGTGTGGCATACAAAGATCTGTCGCCTTACTTTTTAAAGGAGAGTTTTTACAATCATTTTATATGTACCCAGCACTTTATCCTTTGATACTGTTGTTGGGTTTTTTGTTGCTCAATCAATTTATTAGTTTTAAATATGCCAATAAGAGTATTATTTTTTTAGCTATCTTGACCGTGGCTACAATAATCACTAGCTACATAATTAAAATGACAACTAATTAA
- the rlmD gene encoding 23S rRNA (uracil(1939)-C(5))-methyltransferase RlmD: MGRRKQNRQVFENIPVTDAGAKGKAIGHAPDGKVIFINNAIPGDVVHVQTTKKRKAYYEGTATEVVTLSRKRTQPQCQHFEVCGGCKWQNMEYKYQLEYKQQEVVNNLTRLGKIELPEITPIAGSAEEYFYRNKMEFGFSDSKWLTLDQIRSGEIIEDRNALGFHIAGMWDKILDIEKCHLQRDPSNAIRNGIKEFATSNDMTFYNARNQEGFLRTLMIRTSSNGELMVLVQFFKEDSKNRTLLLDYIKDTWPEITSLLYVINEKGNDTIYDQEVICYAGRDHIFEEMEGLKFKINAKSFYQTNSKQAYELYKITRDFAGLTGDELVYDLYTGTGTIAQFVAKKARKVIGVEAVPDAITAAKENAQLNNIDNAEFYVGDMKKVFNTEFINTHGQPDIIITDPPRDGMHGDVVQQILNISPAKIVYVSCNSATQARDLALLDDIYKVTRVQPVDMFPQTHHVENVVLLEKR, from the coding sequence ATGGGCAGACGTAAACAAAATAGACAAGTTTTTGAAAATATACCTGTGACAGATGCTGGCGCAAAAGGAAAAGCTATTGGTCATGCACCAGATGGTAAGGTAATATTTATCAATAATGCCATTCCTGGTGATGTGGTACATGTACAAACTACAAAAAAACGCAAAGCTTATTACGAAGGAACAGCTACTGAAGTGGTTACGCTTTCGCGAAAGCGTACACAACCTCAATGTCAGCACTTTGAAGTTTGCGGTGGTTGTAAGTGGCAAAACATGGAGTACAAATACCAGCTCGAGTACAAGCAACAAGAGGTGGTAAATAATCTCACACGTTTAGGAAAAATTGAATTACCTGAAATAACACCCATAGCTGGTAGCGCCGAAGAATATTTCTATCGCAATAAAATGGAGTTTGGTTTTTCAGATTCAAAATGGCTCACACTTGATCAAATTAGATCTGGTGAAATCATTGAAGATCGTAATGCGTTGGGCTTTCACATAGCGGGTATGTGGGATAAAATTCTTGATATTGAAAAGTGTCATTTACAGAGAGACCCTAGCAATGCAATTCGTAATGGAATCAAAGAATTTGCCACGTCAAATGATATGACGTTTTATAATGCGCGTAATCAAGAAGGGTTTCTCCGCACACTTATGATCCGTACAAGTTCAAATGGAGAGCTAATGGTTCTAGTACAATTTTTTAAAGAAGACTCTAAGAATCGAACGTTATTACTTGATTACATAAAAGACACTTGGCCAGAAATCACTTCACTCTTGTATGTTATAAATGAAAAAGGTAATGACACTATTTATGATCAAGAGGTCATCTGTTATGCAGGTCGAGATCATATCTTTGAAGAGATGGAGGGTTTAAAATTTAAAATAAACGCCAAATCTTTTTACCAGACCAACTCTAAGCAAGCCTATGAGTTGTATAAAATAACTCGTGATTTTGCAGGACTTACCGGTGATGAGCTTGTATACGATCTATATACTGGTACTGGAACTATTGCTCAGTTTGTTGCGAAGAAGGCAAGAAAAGTCATTGGTGTAGAAGCCGTCCCAGATGCGATTACAGCAGCAAAGGAAAATGCACAACTCAACAACATAGATAATGCAGAGTTTTACGTGGGTGATATGAAAAAAGTGTTTAATACTGAGTTTATAAACACACATGGACAGCCAGATATTATTATTACAGATCCTCCGCGTGATGGCATGCATGGAGATGTTGTACAGCAAATCTTAAATATATCCCCGGCAAAGATTGTATATGTAAGCTGTAACAGTGCAACACAAGCACGTGATCTTGCGTTACTAGATGATATATATAAAGTGACTCGAGTGCAACCTGTTGACATGTTCCCGCAAACACATCATGTGGAAAACGTCGTACTTCTAGAAAAAAGATAA
- a CDS encoding CCC motif membrane protein: protein MEQQKLPNVTISLVLGILSYIACCCSSGIGGVILSGIALYLVNKDKKMLEANPEIYENASQLNTARIIAIIGLVLAILTLVGSVIYIITLGGVDAYMDQQRQAMEQMGI from the coding sequence ATGGAACAACAAAAATTACCAAATGTTACTATTTCTCTAGTTTTAGGTATTCTATCCTATATTGCTTGCTGCTGTTCTTCTGGAATAGGAGGTGTGATTTTATCAGGAATAGCTCTTTACTTAGTAAATAAGGATAAAAAGATGCTCGAAGCTAATCCTGAAATTTATGAGAACGCTTCACAACTTAATACAGCAAGAATCATCGCTATTATAGGACTAGTGCTTGCGATTTTAACTTTAGTTGGTAGTGTCATATACATAATCACATTAGGTGGGGTTGATGCTTATATGGACCAACAAAGACAAGCTATGGAACAAATGGGAATATAA
- a CDS encoding DUF4268 domain-containing protein encodes MFTREQSKEVREQFWIFFGKRYPKKWLLYNTGIKDLNLKFDFDTEKAIIALDSESKDEIDRTYYFEKLISLKTLLKEEVSQHLIFDEQYQLESGKVISRIYLLLTDVNIHNKNHWPKVFDFFYDNMIKLENFYIEYQDFIKS; translated from the coding sequence ATGTTTACCAGAGAACAGTCTAAAGAGGTAAGAGAGCAATTTTGGATATTCTTTGGAAAAAGATATCCAAAAAAGTGGCTCTTATACAATACGGGGATAAAGGATTTAAATTTGAAATTTGACTTCGATACAGAAAAAGCAATCATCGCCTTAGACTCAGAATCAAAGGATGAGATTGACAGAACATATTACTTTGAAAAACTTATCAGCTTAAAAACATTATTAAAGGAAGAAGTATCACAACATTTAATTTTTGATGAACAATATCAATTAGAAAGTGGTAAAGTAATTTCTAGAATTTATCTTCTACTTACAGATGTGAATATCCACAACAAAAATCACTGGCCTAAAGTATTTGATTTCTTTTATGATAATATGATTAAACTGGAGAACTTTTATATAGAATATCAAGATTTTATAAAAAGTTAA